A stretch of Mucilaginibacter terrae DNA encodes these proteins:
- a CDS encoding heme exporter protein CcmB, producing MELLRQTGYLLRKEILLEWRSKYAFNGVLLYIVSTVFVCYIAFNLTPGFTHSQGYPVVWNVLFWIIILFASVNAIAKSFLQESRSRLLYYYTIASPHAIILSKTIYNALLMTLLSLLALVVYTLFFNNTVGDGFWYFLVVLTGSITFSTVFTMVSAIAAKAGNNGTLMAILSFPVIIPVIMLLVKISKSAMDGVERSLTYSNFSVLALINVIVVVVSLILFPYLWRD from the coding sequence ATGGAATTATTGCGCCAAACCGGTTATTTGCTCAGGAAAGAAATTTTGTTGGAATGGCGCTCTAAGTATGCCTTTAATGGGGTGCTGTTGTACATTGTATCAACCGTTTTTGTGTGCTACATAGCTTTTAACCTAACGCCCGGCTTTACCCATAGCCAGGGCTACCCGGTGGTATGGAACGTGTTGTTTTGGATCATCATCCTGTTTGCTTCGGTTAATGCTATTGCCAAAAGCTTTTTGCAGGAGAGCCGTAGCCGTTTGCTGTATTATTACACTATTGCCAGTCCGCATGCTATTATACTCTCCAAAACCATTTACAATGCCCTGCTTATGACTTTGTTAAGTCTGCTGGCTTTAGTGGTTTATACCTTGTTTTTTAACAATACCGTGGGCGATGGTTTTTGGTACTTTTTAGTGGTATTAACTGGGAGCATTACTTTTTCTACAGTGTTTACCATGGTATCGGCTATTGCAGCCAAGGCGGGCAATAATGGTACGCTGATGGCTATTTTGAGTTTCCCGGTTATTATACCGGTAATTATGCTGCTGGTTAAAATTAGTAAAAGTGCTATGGATGGTGTGGAGCGTAGTTTAACGTACAGCAACTTTAGCGTTTTGGCCTTAATAAATGTTATTGTAGTGGTAGTTTCGCTTATATTGTTCCCATATTTATGGCGCGATTAA